In the Sinomonas cyclohexanicum genome, AGCGGCCAGATGCGTGCCTGCTCGGTGCCGAGCAGCACGTTCATCCCGCCGAGCGGTGAGAGGAATGCCCACGCGCAGGCCTTGGCGATGACTGCGGCCGCGAGACCGCCCACAACCAGCCATGCCTGGTTTGCGGCACGGCCCAGGTCCGCCCGACCGATCCACAGGCCCACGAGGATGTAGCCGAACCATTGGAGGGCCGGGTAGTAGCCGGTCACCGTGAGGTCCGCGAGGAGACGTGCCGGGCTCGCGAGATCGCCCCATGCGGGATTGTGGCCGAGGCGCAGGGGCGGAACTGCGCTGAGCAGCGCAGGCCGGACCAGGTACGCCACGATCGGCGCCCCGAGGAGCCACGCCGCCGCGAGCAGGCCCAGCGCCTGCCGGTGCAGCCGCACGACCGGCAGGGCGCACCAGAAGAGCAGGGCGTACTGGACAAGGATCACAGCAACGTTGACCTCGGCAAGGCCAAGGGTGAGGCCGACGGCGGCGATCACCGCCGCGCGAAGGGCGAGGCCAGCGCGGTTGGCCGCCGCCGGGACGCTGCCGAGCGTCAGGGACACGCCGGCGAGGACGGCGAAGAGCGCGGCGGCCCGGCCCGAGAACGCCAGGCCGATCCACGTGGGGAGCCAGGCGGACGTCGCAGGGTCCTGCTCGTACGTGGGCAGGACATGGGTGGCCATCATGGCCAGGAGGGCGGCGCCGCGGGCCATGTCGATCCCCTCAAGGCGGCTGACGCGGGCGGGGCGCGGCCGGGTGTCCCGCCTCGCGCGGGGTGATTGCGATGGTCCGCCCATGGCGCCGATCGTCTCACGATGCCCGGCATCGCAGAGATTCGGATTCGATGATTGCCATCCGAAGATATGTTCGATTAGAGTGCTTCCCATGAGCAGGGACGAGACGCCCGTTCAGGGAACCTCCACCGCCCCGTTCCTGTCCCCCGGGGCGGTGGGCTTCCTCTCCCGGCAGCT is a window encoding:
- a CDS encoding heparan-alpha-glucosaminide N-acetyltransferase domain-containing protein, producing the protein MGGPSQSPRARRDTRPRPARVSRLEGIDMARGAALLAMMATHVLPTYEQDPATSAWLPTWIGLAFSGRAAALFAVLAGVSLTLGSVPAAANRAGLALRAAVIAAVGLTLGLAEVNVAVILVQYALLFWCALPVVRLHRQALGLLAAAWLLGAPIVAYLVRPALLSAVPPLRLGHNPAWGDLASPARLLADLTVTGYYPALQWFGYILVGLWIGRADLGRAANQAWLVVGGLAAAVIAKACAWAFLSPLGGMNVLLGTEQARIWPLRAMLEANLSGVDQTGTWWWLTTAAPHSGTTLDLLHTCGTSAAAIGAFLLLARIGPLVRTGLLAPLAGAGAMTLTLYSAHVWALSLPLADAAHLTREALLAVHLAAALAIGLFVRANGWRGPLEWLAHGASRAGLLSSRAARTRRR